One window from the genome of Elusimicrobiota bacterium encodes:
- a CDS encoding ABC transporter ATP-binding protein, whose translation MSDVTVDVRELVVKFGDFTAVNRITFAVNRGEIFGFLGANGAGKTTTIRVLCGLLRPTSGDVRVAGIGFDHGELAIKSKVGYMSQKFTLYNDLTVGENLDFIASLRKLDREVYLKRRQELFDFISFDQSPASIVQDLSGGIKQQVSLAAALLHDPEIVFLDEPTAGVAPAARERFWRLIQRLAGLGKTVFVTTHYMDEAEQCGRIALMREGKIVVTDSPANLKKTLFPKAVLEFEPAGNLSFLEIAALEHHEAFSFFEPYGRRFHAAIGSDAIWEKVRPEFEKKFHIRPIPPSLEDVFIRAVEGGS comes from the coding sequence ATGAGCGACGTCACCGTAGACGTGCGTGAGCTAGTCGTCAAATTCGGGGATTTTACCGCGGTCAACCGGATTACCTTTGCCGTGAACCGCGGCGAGATTTTTGGTTTTCTGGGCGCCAACGGTGCCGGCAAGACCACGACGATCCGCGTGCTCTGCGGGCTTCTCCGGCCGACGTCTGGTGACGTTCGTGTGGCCGGCATCGGTTTCGATCATGGCGAACTCGCGATTAAATCCAAGGTCGGCTACATGTCGCAGAAATTCACGCTCTATAACGATTTGACGGTCGGCGAGAACCTCGATTTTATCGCCAGCCTGCGGAAGCTGGACCGGGAGGTGTATTTAAAGCGGCGCCAGGAACTGTTCGATTTTATTTCCTTCGACCAATCGCCGGCGTCCATCGTTCAGGATCTTTCGGGCGGGATCAAACAGCAAGTCTCTCTGGCCGCTGCGCTGCTGCATGATCCGGAGATTGTGTTTCTGGATGAACCCACCGCCGGGGTGGCGCCCGCGGCGCGCGAGCGGTTCTGGCGGCTGATTCAGCGCCTGGCCGGTCTCGGCAAAACGGTCTTTGTGACGACTCACTACATGGATGAGGCGGAACAATGCGGACGAATCGCCCTGATGCGGGAGGGCAAGATCGTTGTCACTGACAGCCCGGCCAACCTGAAAAAGACGTTATTCCCCAAAGCGGTCCTCGAGTTTGAACCGGCGGGGAATCTCAGCTTTTTGGAAATCGCCGCCCTGGAGCACCACGAAGCGTTTTCATTTTTTGAACCCTACGGCCGGCGGTTCCATGCGGCGATCGGAAGTGACGCCATCTGGGAAAAGGTCCGCCCGGAGTTTGAGAAAAAGTTTCATATCCGTCCCATCCCGCCTTCTCTGGAAGATGTATTTATCCGTGCGGTGGAGGGGGGATCATGA
- a CDS encoding ABC transporter permease encodes MTPSFVWARAWAVARKEVFHIRRDPFTLTLALGLPVLMVLVYGFAMDFNVKNVPLSVSDSDRTQASRRLIDLFTSSHYFLVNPSGSMAEAVQDVTAEHAKACLIIPPRFEKDLLAGRGAEAQILLDGADNSTVGPVAGYLNGIQTMASQRIGGFDPPKLYELRTRFLFNPELNSRWFVIPGLTVVVMAILSIMLTALTVAREWENGSMELLLSTPIQPLEIIVGKLAPYAVLGITAQVFVYVIARTVFQVPFVGNLAVFALGCVLCLGTYLAQGILISVIARKPQVAMQFSMLSGMLPTNLLSGFVFPIASMPLVFRYLTMIFPARWFMTISRDTYLKGSSLLELSGAFLMLTLFCGGMILAATRRFKRDLEP; translated from the coding sequence ATGACTCCTTCCTTTGTGTGGGCGCGGGCCTGGGCGGTGGCGCGCAAGGAAGTGTTCCACATCCGGAGGGATCCCTTTACTCTCACGCTCGCTTTGGGCCTGCCGGTCCTGATGGTCCTGGTTTATGGTTTTGCCATGGACTTCAACGTGAAGAACGTTCCCTTGTCTGTCAGCGACTCCGACCGCACCCAGGCTTCCCGCCGGTTAATAGACTTGTTCACCAGCTCCCATTACTTTCTCGTCAATCCCTCCGGCTCGATGGCTGAGGCGGTTCAGGATGTGACGGCGGAGCACGCCAAAGCCTGTCTGATCATCCCGCCCCGTTTTGAAAAGGATCTCCTGGCCGGCCGGGGGGCTGAGGCGCAGATCCTTCTGGATGGAGCGGATAACTCCACCGTTGGACCGGTGGCGGGATATCTTAATGGGATCCAGACAATGGCTTCTCAGCGGATCGGCGGTTTTGACCCCCCGAAGCTCTATGAACTCCGGACGCGCTTCCTCTTTAATCCGGAGCTCAACAGCCGGTGGTTCGTGATTCCGGGTCTGACGGTCGTGGTGATGGCGATTCTGTCCATCATGCTGACCGCCCTCACCGTGGCGCGCGAGTGGGAAAACGGTTCCATGGAGCTGCTGCTCTCAACGCCGATCCAGCCGCTGGAGATTATCGTCGGCAAGCTCGCTCCGTACGCGGTTCTGGGAATCACGGCCCAGGTGTTTGTGTACGTGATCGCGCGGACGGTTTTCCAGGTGCCGTTTGTCGGGAACCTGGCTGTTTTCGCGCTGGGGTGTGTGCTGTGTCTGGGCACCTATCTGGCCCAGGGGATTTTAATCTCCGTGATCGCGCGCAAGCCGCAGGTGGCAATGCAGTTTTCCATGCTCTCGGGGATGCTGCCGACCAACCTGCTCTCCGGATTCGTCTTCCCGATCGCCAGCATGCCGCTGGTCTTCCGTTATCTGACGATGATTTTTCCGGCGCGGTGGTTCATGACGATTTCCCGGGATACGTACCTCAAGGGATCCAGCCTGCTGGAACTGAGCGGGGCCTTCTTGATGTTGACACTTTTCTGCGGGGGGATGATCCTGGCGGCCACGCGCCGTTTTAAGAGAGACCTGGAACCATGA
- a CDS encoding ABC transporter permease produces the protein MINRTLIGFVKKELTQALRDPRMKFILFLVPTVQLTLFGVAISSEVKNIRLAVVFDSKDTVMRDIYERSLASGWFIPARTSGENPFTMIQDGKADAVLLPPPGGFTRALGRGDAKLQLLVESTNVTQAQAVENYMQAIVRQTVRDDLRLTLPEPPIRFDVRVLFNPSLQSVIFMVPGVMCMVMLMTTMILTNVAIVREKEMGTFEMLISAPVSRAEVIYGKTIPYVVIGMAGLPLLLGVAILVFHVPMRGSFWVLSGASLAFVCTTVAIGTLISTFCQNQQQASMAGFLVMFPFLMFSGLFFPIENMPGSIRWMAYLDPLAHYLGLLRNIMLKGGDVRYVGVHVASLAAMAVASIVISFRRFHTTLG, from the coding sequence ATGATCAACCGGACGCTCATCGGTTTTGTTAAAAAGGAGCTCACCCAGGCGCTGCGCGACCCGCGGATGAAATTCATTTTGTTTCTGGTTCCCACCGTCCAGTTGACGCTCTTCGGGGTGGCGATCTCCAGCGAAGTCAAAAACATCCGCCTGGCCGTGGTCTTTGATTCCAAAGACACGGTGATGCGCGACATTTATGAGCGAAGCCTCGCCAGCGGGTGGTTCATTCCGGCTCGGACATCGGGAGAGAATCCGTTTACGATGATTCAGGATGGGAAGGCGGATGCGGTGCTCTTGCCGCCGCCGGGCGGTTTCACGCGGGCCCTCGGGCGCGGAGATGCCAAACTGCAGCTCCTGGTGGAATCGACCAACGTCACCCAGGCGCAAGCGGTTGAAAATTATATGCAGGCCATTGTCCGGCAGACGGTGCGGGATGATCTTCGGCTCACGCTGCCGGAGCCTCCGATCCGCTTTGATGTTCGCGTCCTGTTCAACCCGTCGTTGCAGTCGGTCATCTTCATGGTGCCGGGCGTGATGTGCATGGTCATGCTGATGACCACGATGATTCTTACCAACGTGGCGATCGTACGCGAAAAAGAGATGGGCACGTTTGAAATGCTCATTTCCGCGCCGGTGTCCCGGGCCGAAGTCATCTACGGGAAAACGATTCCCTATGTCGTGATCGGCATGGCCGGACTGCCGCTCCTGTTAGGCGTCGCGATATTGGTGTTTCATGTCCCGATGAGGGGGTCCTTTTGGGTTCTGAGTGGGGCGTCATTGGCCTTTGTCTGTACAACGGTAGCGATCGGAACGCTGATTTCTACCTTTTGCCAGAACCAGCAGCAGGCAAGCATGGCCGGCTTTCTGGTCATGTTCCCATTCTTGATGTTCTCGGGACTCTTTTTCCCGATCGAAAATATGCCGGGGTCCATCCGGTGGATGGCGTATCTGGATCCGCTGGCCCATTACCTGGGTCTTTTGCGTAACATTATGCTCAAAGGCGGAGACGTCCGGTATGTGGGGGTGCACGTGGCTTCCCTGGCCGCCATGGCGGTGGCGAGTATTGTCATCAGCTTCCGGCGGTTCCATACCACGCTGGGGTAG
- a CDS encoding formyltransferase family protein: MIITILSDAESWKNAYIPELIHDLKARKHRVRWVHRAADVPLGELAFILGFFQIVPSKVLSRNKHNLVVHESRLPKGRGWSPMTWQVLEGSNRIHLTLFEAVEKVDAGTVYLRGEVPLKGHELLVEIREKTIREMLRLCRTFVKQYPALIARGKPQTGRPTFYARRKASDSRLDPRKSIEKQFNLLRMVDNESYPAFFELKGHTYRLKIEKK, translated from the coding sequence ATGATTATTACGATTCTCTCTGACGCGGAAAGCTGGAAAAACGCCTACATCCCGGAACTGATTCACGATTTAAAAGCGCGGAAGCATCGCGTGCGATGGGTTCATCGCGCGGCAGATGTTCCACTTGGCGAACTGGCCTTTATTCTTGGATTTTTCCAGATCGTTCCCTCAAAAGTCCTCTCCCGGAATAAGCACAATCTGGTTGTCCACGAAAGTCGGTTGCCCAAAGGCCGGGGATGGTCTCCTATGACTTGGCAAGTGCTCGAAGGGTCTAACCGGATTCACCTGACGCTTTTTGAAGCGGTGGAAAAAGTGGACGCCGGGACCGTCTATCTGCGTGGAGAGGTTCCGCTCAAAGGGCATGAGCTCCTGGTGGAAATCCGCGAAAAGACCATTCGGGAAATGCTGCGGCTCTGCCGGACGTTTGTGAAACAATACCCGGCCCTGATCGCTCGCGGGAAGCCTCAGACAGGCCGGCCAACTTTTTACGCGCGGCGAAAAGCCTCTGACAGCCGGCTGGACCCCCGGAAATCCATTGAAAAGCAGTTCAATCTTCTCCGCATGGTCGATAACGAAAGTTACCCGGCCTTCTTCGAACTCAAAGGCCACACCTACCGCCTCAAAATCGAAAAGAAATAA
- a CDS encoding transcriptional regulator yields MKPMINHRKFLLEDLKDPAEAAGYLNAVLETGHRDAFLSALRDVAAAQGGLSKLARQTKLHRQTIHRMLSKNGNPEIVSLEKVLEAMGLRFFVGVNPSAKLPRAA; encoded by the coding sequence ATGAAACCAATGATCAATCATCGAAAATTCCTTCTTGAAGATCTGAAAGATCCGGCTGAAGCAGCCGGATACCTGAATGCTGTCCTGGAAACCGGACACCGGGACGCCTTTCTTTCTGCTTTACGGGATGTCGCGGCGGCGCAGGGGGGGCTTTCCAAGCTGGCTCGCCAAACCAAACTTCATCGCCAAACAATCCATCGCATGCTCTCCAAAAATGGCAACCCTGAAATCGTCAGCTTGGAAAAAGTCCTCGAAGCCATGGGCCTGCGGTTCTTTGTTGGTGTTAACCCGTCTGCGAAACTTCCCCGAGCTGCCTGA